The following proteins are encoded in a genomic region of Dyadobacter sp. UC 10:
- a CDS encoding lantibiotic dehydratase, whose protein sequence is MPILSQGFFLLRRPQLPLDVFYQFNERVKNQPELFEQEIIHFFSQPAVLEAIYVASPELYDSFTGLIEGRVKTGIDKLLKTFYKYLVRMTSRSTPYGLFAGCAMGEFGQQTRIEFDKAQPHFTHARLDMNYVAEMAAGLLKKNNVRQQLNFFVNTSLYRIGDTYRYVESFLRNKRRLYVLASVEASTYLDIVLSTARRGATLYELANAIVTDDITLSEAEEYVDAIIHAQILVSELEATVTGEEFFHTIIGKLEGMEGTAEDVFQLKKIGGLLQSREPGVSKYKAVESVIANHFVTTGSKDLIQTDLFYNTQSCVLNEQVIGLLTKEYKNIELLGHKNPQPEMDQFRRNFFERYEQREMPLLEVLDSETGIGYGRVTTGKADNLPLLDEMQLPGNSKPNATEWSPLVKFREKLYHQAIAEGTKSVSLTDAMLNELRKDMPVTRTAPDSFYLFGTLIADSQAEMDNGRFKFAFQAMGGPSGVKLIGRFCHGNPQLTDWVKKAAREEEAFCPDAVFAEVAHLPEARVGNVLMRPHFREFEIPYLAGSSLPEENQIMPEDLMVSVLSTGEVILRSKKLNKRVIPSLTNAHNFSNGLPVYRFLCELAYQEDYQYFGWNWNYLSSRTFLPRVEYKHWILSRATWNLEKDSFASLLGKDVAYAKEWQNVRDNLDIPRFVQLRQGDSEFLIDGESDISVQILCDSLRKYGRVVITEFLEGQGGAILGDEENRYAHELLIPLLNQKEAITAPLATTKLTEPPVEVKRNFMVGSEWLYVKIYTGTKTADRLLTSLIKPFAEKLLQENVIQKWFFLRFGDPDEHIRLRFFHGSNPVFWNTVMQQLNEILHPLIENGTVQKVQLDTYKRELERYGHNAFEEVESIFFADSVATIGLLDMLEGDEGERYRWLLGLRSVDRLLDDLNYSLPQKKILMDLLQESFFNEFKGNTALTVQLNDKYRAHSKEIASFLNPQDDETNGILEVIELLDQRSERIKASHAILLPGMTKPKAGFTSSLVHMLLNRLFVSKQRVHELVIYHYLKKYYESTLARQQKNTAREMMKEQ, encoded by the coding sequence ATGCCTATTCTTTCCCAAGGGTTCTTTCTGCTAAGACGCCCACAGCTTCCCCTGGATGTCTTTTACCAGTTCAACGAGCGGGTCAAAAATCAGCCTGAACTATTTGAACAGGAAATTATTCATTTTTTCTCACAGCCTGCCGTACTGGAAGCGATTTATGTAGCTTCTCCGGAGCTCTATGATTCTTTCACCGGGCTGATCGAAGGAAGGGTCAAAACCGGGATCGACAAACTGCTTAAAACATTTTATAAGTACCTCGTCAGGATGACCTCTCGCAGTACTCCTTACGGCTTGTTTGCGGGGTGCGCCATGGGGGAATTCGGGCAGCAAACCCGCATTGAGTTTGATAAGGCCCAGCCGCATTTTACGCACGCAAGGCTGGATATGAACTACGTGGCGGAAATGGCGGCGGGCCTGCTGAAAAAAAACAATGTTCGGCAACAGCTGAATTTTTTTGTGAATACCAGCCTCTATCGCATTGGTGATACTTACCGGTATGTGGAGAGCTTCCTGAGGAATAAACGGAGATTGTATGTACTCGCGTCGGTGGAGGCCAGTACATACCTCGATATTGTGCTGTCGACAGCCCGTCGCGGCGCGACTTTGTACGAGCTGGCAAATGCTATCGTTACCGACGACATTACCCTGAGCGAAGCGGAAGAATATGTAGATGCGATCATTCACGCCCAGATCCTGGTTTCGGAGCTTGAAGCTACCGTAACCGGAGAGGAATTTTTTCATACCATTATTGGTAAGCTGGAAGGAATGGAAGGTACTGCGGAAGATGTATTTCAGCTCAAAAAAATTGGCGGGTTGCTGCAATCCCGGGAGCCGGGTGTGAGTAAGTACAAGGCCGTGGAATCTGTCATTGCAAATCATTTCGTAACAACCGGCAGCAAGGACCTGATCCAGACCGATCTGTTTTACAATACACAATCCTGCGTGCTGAACGAGCAGGTGATCGGCTTGCTGACGAAGGAATATAAAAACATCGAGCTGCTTGGTCACAAAAATCCGCAGCCCGAGATGGACCAGTTCAGGAGGAATTTTTTTGAGAGATATGAACAACGGGAAATGCCATTGCTCGAAGTGCTGGATAGTGAGACCGGCATCGGGTATGGCAGGGTAACAACCGGCAAGGCGGATAACCTGCCATTGCTGGATGAAATGCAGCTGCCCGGTAATTCGAAACCTAATGCGACGGAATGGTCGCCGCTGGTAAAATTCCGCGAAAAGCTCTATCATCAGGCCATCGCGGAGGGTACAAAGTCGGTTTCGCTGACTGATGCCATGTTGAATGAATTAAGAAAAGACATGCCGGTCACGAGAACGGCTCCGGACAGTTTTTACTTATTTGGCACCCTCATCGCCGACTCCCAGGCCGAGATGGATAACGGCCGCTTTAAATTTGCTTTCCAGGCCATGGGAGGGCCTTCCGGGGTAAAGCTGATAGGACGTTTCTGTCACGGAAACCCGCAGCTGACGGATTGGGTCAAAAAAGCAGCCAGGGAAGAGGAAGCCTTTTGTCCGGACGCGGTTTTTGCAGAAGTTGCGCACTTGCCGGAAGCCCGCGTAGGAAATGTGCTCATGCGGCCCCACTTCCGTGAATTCGAGATCCCTTATCTGGCGGGTTCGTCACTGCCAGAGGAAAACCAGATCATGCCGGAGGACCTGATGGTTTCGGTATTAAGCACCGGCGAGGTGATATTACGATCGAAAAAATTGAACAAGCGCGTAATACCCAGTCTTACGAATGCACACAATTTTAGCAATGGTTTACCGGTTTACCGGTTCCTGTGCGAACTGGCTTATCAGGAGGATTATCAATATTTTGGCTGGAACTGGAATTACCTTTCATCGAGAACATTTTTGCCAAGGGTAGAATACAAACACTGGATACTGAGCCGGGCAACCTGGAACCTCGAAAAAGATTCCTTCGCCTCCCTGCTGGGAAAAGACGTTGCCTACGCAAAAGAATGGCAAAACGTCAGAGATAATTTAGATATTCCCCGGTTTGTACAGCTACGGCAAGGTGACAGCGAATTTTTAATTGACGGGGAGTCAGATATTTCTGTGCAGATATTATGCGATTCATTGCGCAAGTATGGCAGGGTTGTCATCACTGAATTCCTGGAAGGGCAGGGAGGGGCGATTCTGGGTGATGAAGAAAATCGCTATGCCCATGAGTTACTGATCCCGCTTTTAAACCAGAAAGAAGCAATTACCGCTCCGTTGGCAACGACTAAGCTCACCGAACCGCCTGTTGAAGTGAAGCGAAACTTTATGGTGGGAAGTGAGTGGCTGTATGTCAAGATTTACACCGGCACAAAAACGGCCGACCGCCTTCTGACTTCTCTGATCAAGCCTTTCGCTGAAAAGCTTTTACAGGAGAATGTGATCCAGAAATGGTTCTTCCTGCGCTTTGGCGACCCTGATGAACATATCCGGCTCCGGTTCTTCCACGGCAGCAATCCTGTTTTCTGGAATACAGTGATGCAACAACTTAACGAGATCCTCCACCCGCTTATCGAAAACGGAACAGTTCAAAAAGTACAGTTGGACACCTACAAGCGGGAGCTCGAAAGATATGGGCACAATGCATTTGAAGAGGTCGAATCGATATTTTTTGCAGATAGCGTAGCCACGATCGGACTACTGGATATGCTGGAAGGAGATGAGGGAGAACGCTACCGCTGGCTTTTGGGGCTCAGGAGTGTGGACCGCCTTCTGGATGATCTCAATTACAGCCTGCCGCAAAAGAAAATACTCATGGACCTCCTTCAGGAAAGTTTTTTCAATGAGTTCAAAGGTAATACTGCGCTTACCGTTCAGCTGAACGATAAATACAGGGCCCATTCAAAGGAAATAGCCAGCTTCCTCAACCCGCAGGATGATGAAACAAACGGTATCCTGGAAGTGATCGAACTGCTGGATCAACGTTCTGAACGGATTAAAGCTTCGCATGCTATTTTACTGCCCGGCATGACCAAACCGAAGGCCGGTTTTACCAGCAGCCTCGTACATATGCTGCTGAACCGGTTGTTTGTTTCCAAGCAGCGGGTGCATGAGCTGGTGATTTATCACTATCTGAAAAAATATTACGAATCGACGCTGGCCAGGCAACAAAAGAATACGGCCAGAGAGATGATGAAGGAACAGTAA
- a CDS encoding class I lanthipeptide — MKKKKLNSKLSVDKETIANLNVEQLSSDQTELLQGGCGTHFTSGASCCHTTSPGYTSCA, encoded by the coding sequence ATGAAAAAGAAAAAGTTAAACTCAAAGCTTTCTGTTGATAAAGAAACGATTGCCAATTTGAATGTAGAGCAGCTTTCGTCTGACCAGACGGAGCTCCTTCAGGGAGGATGCGGGACGCATTTTACCAGCGGCGCGTCGTGCTGTCATACCACCAGCCCAGGATATACTTCATGTGCCTGA
- a CDS encoding class I lanthipeptide, which translates to MKKKTTTSKLTIDKETVANLNFEQLSENQTVEIQGGVTPFTGMPISCCGDQYTSCV; encoded by the coding sequence ATGAAAAAGAAAACCACAACTTCCAAATTGACAATTGATAAAGAGACAGTTGCCAATCTGAACTTCGAACAATTGTCGGAAAACCAGACAGTTGAGATCCAGGGTGGGGTAACCCCATTTACCGGAATGCCGATATCCTGCTGCGGTGATCAGTACACATCGTGTGTATGA
- a CDS encoding class I lanthipeptide, whose product MKKKTTTSKLSIDKETIANLNFEQLSENQTDQVQGGATPFTGAPGSCCGGYTSCLG is encoded by the coding sequence ATGAAAAAGAAAACCACGACTTCCAAATTGTCAATTGACAAAGAGACTATTGCCAATCTGAACTTCGAACAATTATCGGAAAACCAGACCGACCAGGTCCAGGGTGGGGCAACACCTTTTACCGGAGCGCCGGGATCATGCTGCGGCGGCTATACGTCCTGTTTAGGATGA
- a CDS encoding class I lanthipeptide, with protein sequence MKKKSTPNRLSLDKETIAHLNVQQLSAEQAEEIQGGATKFTGGGSCCAPEGGSNYTSCC encoded by the coding sequence ATGAAAAAGAAATCAACGCCAAACCGCCTTTCTCTCGACAAGGAAACCATTGCTCACCTGAACGTTCAACAGCTCTCAGCGGAACAGGCTGAAGAAATACAGGGCGGCGCTACCAAATTTACCGGAGGCGGCTCCTGTTGCGCACCGGAAGGAGGTTCCAATTACACTTCCTGCTGCTAA
- a CDS encoding class I lanthipeptide, which yields MKKKTETSKLSLDKETIARLNEEQLSAEQTQEVDGGATVFTGGSSCCGIGNTGSYTSCC from the coding sequence ATGAAAAAGAAAACCGAAACATCAAAGCTTTCACTTGACAAGGAAACTATCGCTCGTTTGAATGAAGAGCAACTTTCCGCTGAGCAAACACAAGAAGTAGACGGAGGTGCAACAGTATTTACAGGCGGATCCTCTTGTTGCGGAATTGGTAATACAGGATCGTACACCTCCTGCTGCTAA
- a CDS encoding lanthionine synthetase LanC family protein: MTSRVLTEAAKSKINEIYHVVSANQEQLTSFGFSRGFLGVSVLNYLYSVHSAEPRYFNEAKLMFDKACEMIDGDPDKSYPQDFAELGIVCQYLYKAGVLDVAPNEFLEDIDVILLKKMRGELAQNNIGGFVNGALGYGLYFLHRSHFDRERMQPIVAELVHGIIKNAIRTDKGCYWKSQLKGNIESTYLSMPHGSAAVALFLTRVAEMALFPADQMKEIITQTIAFIELHRVQDQHYQFIDIVQDPHKSRLALCYGDMGIGYMLLRAGKVFNNSPWYQDGVALLKNCAMRHDESNTGVQDAGILFGATGLALMFDRIGRITNDTLMKETARFWYLKILEYDNAQNGYAGFRAANNQWHTHTNLAFSEGVIGIGCGLIKGLNPDHVDFDDLIWLL; the protein is encoded by the coding sequence ATGACATCAAGGGTTTTGACCGAAGCGGCAAAAAGCAAGATAAATGAAATTTACCACGTCGTATCTGCGAACCAGGAACAACTGACCAGCTTCGGGTTTTCCAGAGGTTTTTTGGGCGTGTCCGTTCTGAATTACCTGTATTCCGTTCATTCCGCCGAACCGCGGTATTTTAATGAAGCAAAGTTGATGTTTGACAAAGCCTGCGAAATGATTGATGGGGACCCCGATAAGAGCTATCCCCAGGATTTCGCAGAACTGGGTATCGTATGCCAGTATTTATATAAAGCAGGTGTTTTGGATGTCGCTCCTAATGAATTTCTGGAAGACATCGATGTGATATTATTAAAAAAAATGCGTGGCGAATTAGCCCAAAACAATATAGGGGGCTTTGTGAACGGGGCACTGGGATACGGGCTTTATTTCCTGCACCGAAGCCACTTCGACCGTGAGCGGATGCAGCCTATTGTTGCAGAGCTTGTGCACGGAATTATCAAAAACGCAATCCGGACTGACAAAGGCTGCTACTGGAAATCCCAGCTCAAAGGCAATATTGAAAGCACCTATCTGAGTATGCCGCACGGTTCAGCGGCCGTTGCCCTTTTTCTAACCAGGGTTGCAGAAATGGCTTTATTCCCAGCCGATCAGATGAAGGAGATCATTACCCAGACGATTGCCTTCATCGAGCTGCATCGCGTGCAGGACCAGCACTATCAATTTATCGACATCGTACAAGATCCCCATAAAAGCAGACTGGCATTGTGTTATGGGGATATGGGTATCGGCTATATGTTACTGAGGGCCGGTAAGGTATTCAATAACAGCCCCTGGTATCAGGACGGAGTTGCTTTGCTGAAAAATTGTGCAATGCGCCATGATGAAAGTAACACAGGCGTACAGGACGCCGGTATCCTGTTCGGGGCTACGGGCCTTGCATTGATGTTTGACCGCATCGGCCGCATTACAAATGACACTTTGATGAAAGAAACTGCCAGATTCTGGTACCTGAAAATTCTGGAGTATGATAACGCCCAAAATGGTTACGCGGGGTTCAGGGCGGCCAATAATCAGTGGCACACACACACCAATCTGGCTTTCAGCGAGGGAGTAATTGGTATCGGATGCGGACTGATCAAGGGGCTGAACCCGGATCATGTGGACTTTGATGATTTAATATGGTTACTCTGA
- a CDS encoding lanthionine synthetase LanC family protein: MIAIKESIWTSQIEERLPKLTKLIEQNPVQEKNVSRGELGVIMYYFYLSRVLGDDRLAQQAHIRLEQLLRQLTDSGLVNATLSSGLAGLGLALEILVNEGFIGDDYDHFLRRIDIYVHENSIKKIEREDTDFLHGGTGGFHYLYYRLDRNPDVRGYLSEYVRKLSAITHAGRAGSYLKNTYMWRPAWPDEINFSLSHGMAASILLLLNLYESEIEQDLAASLVRKYIRFITVHKKTADYQQGKHSFFPNTVVPRDGDFRPAEESSYLGGLRWCYGDLNAIHFLYKAGLILQEPEWFQLASEAGLASLAMKDIGNAKCHGSLFCHGATGIAHYYDYLRRISGIEDYQAGYDHWMQIAFSEYQKEEDQQLYPDLSGNFLEGAVGSGLVLMNALQGEPGYWEKLWLLS, from the coding sequence ATGATAGCGATCAAAGAAAGTATCTGGACCTCCCAAATCGAAGAGCGCCTGCCGAAGCTGACCAAACTGATCGAGCAAAATCCGGTGCAGGAAAAAAATGTATCCAGGGGCGAGCTGGGTGTAATCATGTACTATTTCTATCTGTCGAGGGTACTCGGTGACGACCGGCTGGCGCAGCAGGCACATATCCGGCTTGAGCAATTGCTCCGGCAGCTCACAGACAGTGGCCTTGTTAATGCAACTTTATCAAGCGGCCTGGCCGGTTTGGGGCTGGCCCTGGAAATCCTGGTCAACGAAGGTTTCATCGGCGACGACTACGATCATTTCCTCCGACGTATTGATATATACGTTCATGAAAACAGTATTAAAAAGATTGAAAGGGAAGACACTGACTTTTTGCACGGCGGTACCGGCGGATTTCATTATCTCTATTACCGCCTCGACAGAAATCCCGATGTAAGGGGATATCTCAGCGAATATGTACGCAAGCTGTCCGCCATTACCCATGCAGGCCGGGCCGGGTCCTATCTTAAGAATACCTACATGTGGAGACCTGCCTGGCCTGACGAGATCAATTTCAGCCTGTCACACGGAATGGCAGCGTCCATTCTCCTGCTGCTGAATCTTTATGAATCTGAAATTGAACAGGACCTGGCAGCATCGCTGGTTAGAAAGTACATCCGTTTTATCACTGTCCACAAAAAAACCGCCGATTATCAGCAAGGGAAGCATTCGTTTTTCCCGAACACGGTTGTTCCGCGTGACGGGGATTTCCGGCCGGCGGAAGAATCATCCTACCTGGGTGGCCTCCGCTGGTGCTACGGAGACCTTAATGCAATCCACTTTCTCTACAAGGCCGGCCTGATCCTTCAGGAACCGGAATGGTTTCAGCTGGCTTCGGAAGCTGGTCTGGCATCCCTTGCCATGAAAGACATCGGGAATGCCAAATGCCACGGTTCGCTATTCTGCCACGGTGCCACCGGCATTGCGCATTATTACGATTATCTGCGGCGTATTTCAGGTATTGAAGATTATCAGGCAGGCTATGACCATTGGATGCAGATCGCATTCAGTGAATACCAGAAAGAAGAAGACCAGCAATTGTATCCGGATCTGTCCGGCAATTTTCTTGAAGGTGCTGTCGGCTCAGGGTTAGTGCTCATGAATGCGCTGCAAGGCGAACCAGGTTATTGGGAAAAATTATGGTTACTCTCTTAA
- a CDS encoding LLM class flavin-dependent oxidoreductase: MKKPTCGILDFGTRENGLNSLLKLDDVINSAATAEQLGFSRYWISEHHFSNKSLAWSNPQAVLPILASSTKKIRIGIAGILLNLYSPYHIATFFKMLNNIYSNRIDLGVANGKPNKHAIKYATGKDELDQSSVFEEKFAALLHYLRDDEDLYMDGTGVVVPPYKGHVPDVWSLSSSAYRSNDRIINLKVNLSRSICHEYAEQGFAKERLLELRESYFAANGSYPKINLVVGFICDRTMQKARRTAEKFASAGPYLNLVGCPNYFQEKIAEYQELYGVDEFILYNYSVESKERNLAMRLIGKAVLAA; this comes from the coding sequence ATGAAAAAGCCAACCTGTGGGATCCTGGATTTTGGAACCCGCGAAAACGGATTAAACAGCCTGCTGAAACTCGATGACGTGATCAACTCCGCTGCGACCGCGGAACAACTGGGTTTTTCCAGATACTGGATCAGCGAGCATCATTTTTCCAATAAATCACTGGCATGGTCCAATCCGCAGGCCGTACTTCCGATACTCGCCTCTTCCACGAAAAAGATCCGGATCGGGATAGCGGGGATACTGCTGAACCTCTACTCCCCCTACCATATTGCGACGTTTTTCAAGATGCTCAACAATATATACAGCAACCGGATCGACCTGGGGGTTGCGAATGGAAAACCCAACAAACACGCCATTAAATACGCGACCGGGAAGGATGAATTAGACCAATCTTCCGTGTTTGAGGAGAAGTTTGCGGCATTGCTTCACTATTTGCGGGATGACGAGGATCTGTACATGGATGGGACTGGTGTAGTAGTGCCTCCTTATAAAGGGCATGTGCCTGATGTCTGGTCCCTATCCAGCTCTGCGTATCGCTCAAACGACCGCATTATCAACCTTAAAGTTAATTTGTCAAGATCTATTTGCCATGAATATGCAGAGCAAGGCTTTGCGAAAGAGCGGCTCCTGGAATTACGGGAAAGCTATTTCGCGGCCAACGGTTCCTATCCGAAAATAAATCTGGTGGTCGGGTTTATTTGCGATAGGACCATGCAGAAGGCCCGGCGGACAGCAGAGAAATTTGCGTCTGCCGGCCCCTATCTGAACCTGGTAGGTTGTCCTAATTATTTTCAGGAAAAAATAGCGGAATACCAGGAGCTATACGGCGTCGATGAATTCATCCTCTACAATTACAGTGTAGAATCAAAGGAAAGAAACCTGGCTATGCGCCTCATTGGCAAGGCGGTGCTGGCCGCATAA
- a CDS encoding LLM class flavin-dependent oxidoreductase produces MKPIRIGLIDFGQRAPHLNSMLKLQNVIDYAIAGEKLGFDKFWLGEHHMPKTSLTYSNPTNLIPILATHTKNMSIGTAGTLICIHNPYHVASSYKLYNSIFPNRIELGFANGMPYQNIALYSTGKKNEDAYLEFDKKVTETVSFLRNEEDLYRNDGVVLPPYKGFLPELWTLGSSDNSFRRALSLGTNLCIWTSREFSNEQKDKLEKFRQQFFELHGRHPQVRAVVTGICHPSSRTAKRIAMGQQYEDKLPYGDVNSFYDFIQEYRSYFDLHDFMFFNGILDPKYRMQGVRQLKYLLAKS; encoded by the coding sequence ATGAAACCAATACGAATAGGGTTAATTGATTTTGGCCAGCGTGCACCGCACCTGAACAGTATGCTCAAATTGCAGAACGTAATTGACTACGCCATTGCCGGGGAAAAGTTGGGTTTCGACAAATTCTGGCTGGGCGAACACCACATGCCCAAGACCAGCCTCACGTACAGCAACCCCACCAACCTCATCCCCATCCTGGCCACGCATACCAAGAATATGAGCATCGGCACCGCAGGGACGCTGATCTGTATCCACAATCCGTATCATGTGGCCTCGTCCTATAAACTGTACAACAGCATTTTTCCAAACCGCATCGAGCTTGGTTTTGCCAACGGCATGCCTTATCAAAACATAGCATTGTATTCGACCGGGAAGAAAAATGAAGATGCCTATCTTGAATTTGATAAAAAGGTAACCGAAACAGTGTCTTTTCTGCGTAATGAAGAAGATTTATATCGAAACGACGGCGTTGTGTTGCCGCCATACAAAGGCTTTCTCCCCGAACTCTGGACGCTTGGCAGCTCGGACAACAGTTTCAGACGCGCCCTATCCCTGGGCACAAACCTGTGCATCTGGACGAGCAGAGAATTCAGCAACGAACAGAAAGACAAACTGGAAAAATTCCGGCAGCAATTCTTCGAGCTGCACGGTCGGCACCCGCAGGTCAGAGCGGTGGTAACCGGGATATGCCATCCTTCCTCACGCACCGCGAAACGGATTGCCATGGGCCAGCAATACGAAGACAAGCTGCCTTATGGTGACGTTAATTCATTTTATGACTTCATCCAGGAATACCGTTCGTATTTCGACCTGCACGATTTTATGTTTTTCAATGGGATCCTCGATCCCAAATACCGCATGCAGGGCGTCCGGCAACTGAAATATCTGCTTGCAAAATCCTGA